In a genomic window of Phacochoerus africanus isolate WHEZ1 chromosome 6, ROS_Pafr_v1, whole genome shotgun sequence:
- the TENT5C gene encoding terminal nucleotidyltransferase 5C: MAEESSSARDCVSFSVLNWDQVSRLHEVLTEVVPIHGRGNFPTLEITLKDIVQTVRSQLEEAGIKVQDIRLNGSAAGHVLVKDNGLGCKDLDLIFHVALPTEAEFQLVRDVVLCSLLNFLPEGVSKLKISPVTLKEAYVQKLVKVCTDTDRWSLISLSNKNGRNVELKFVDSIRRQFEFSVDSFQIILDSLLFFYDCSSHPISEHLHPTVIGESVYGDFEEAFDHLQNRLIATKNPEEIRGGGLLKYSNLLVRDFRPTDQDEIKTLERYMCSRFFIDFPDILEQQRKLETYLQNHFAEEERSKYDYLMTLRRVVNESTVCLMGHERRQTLNLISLLALRVLAEQNIIPNATTVTCYYQPAPYVSDGNFNNYYVAHPPLPYSQPYPTWLPCN, from the coding sequence atggcagaggagagcAGCAGTGCCAGGGACTGCGTGTCCTTCAGCGTGCTCAACTGGGACCAGGTGAGCCGGCTGCACGAGGTCCTGACCGAGGTGGTCCCCATCCACGGGCGAGGCAACTTCCCCACCTTGGAGATCACGCTGAAGGACATCGTCCAGACTGTCCGCAGCCAGCTGGAGGAGGCGGGCATCAAAGTGCAGGACATCCGGCTGAACGGCTCCGCGGCCGGCCACGTCTTGGTCAAAGACAACGGGTTGGGTTGCAAGGACCTGGACCTCATCTTTCACGTGGCCCTTCCCACGGAGGCGGAGTTTCAGCTGGTCAGGGATGTGGTTCTGTGCTCCCTGCTGAACTTCCTGCCAGAGGGCGTGAGCAAGCTCAAGATCAGTCCAGTCACCCTGAAGGAGGCCTACGTCCAGAAGCTGGTGAAGGTCTGCACGGACACGGACCGCTGGAGCCTGATCTCCCTGTCCAACAAGAACGGCAGGAACGTGGAGCTGAAGTTTGTGGACTCCATCCGGCGCCAGTTCGAGTTCAGCGTGGACTCGTTCCAGATCATCCTGGATTCCCTGCTCTTTTTCTATGACTGCTCCAGCCACCCCATCTCCGAGCACCTGCACCCCACGGTGATCGGGGAGAGCGTGTATGGGGACTTCGAGGAGGCCTTCGACCACCTGCAGAACAGACTCATCGCCACCAAGAACCCCGAGGAGATCCGGGGCGGGGGGCTGCTCAAGTACAGCAACCTGCTGGTGCGGGACTTCAGGCCCACCGACCAGGACGAGATCAAGACCCTGGAGCGCTACATGTGCTCCAGGTTCTTCATCGACTTCCCCGACATCCTGGAGCAGCAGAGGAAGCTGGAGACCTACCTGCAGAACCACTTCGCCGAGGAGGAGCGGAGCAAGTACGACTACCTCATGACCCTGCGCCGCGTGGTCAACGAGAGCACCGTGTGCCTCATGGGCCACGAGCGCAGGCAGACCCTGAACCTCATCTCCCTGCTGGCCCTGCGCGTGCTGGCCGAGCAGAACATCATCCCCAACGCCACCACCGTCACCTGCTACTACCAGCCCGCGCCCTACGTCAGCGACGGCAACTTCAACAACTACTATGTGGCCCACCCTCCGCTCCCCTACAGCCAGCCCTACCCCACCTGGCTGCCCTGTAACTAA